The following proteins are encoded in a genomic region of Echeneis naucrates unplaced genomic scaffold, fEcheNa1.1, whole genome shotgun sequence:
- the LOC115038351 gene encoding homeodomain-interacting protein kinase 1-like encodes MASKTSPTPCVQEGNSKSCRYQVQSILGEGTFGKVAKCTRMDDSKTVAIKMVKKRNDQAEKANAEVVILEKLKSLNADKCDIVQWYQVFNNNGYICLEFELLDKSLFDFMKERFFRPLFLSEIRPIIKQLANALEHLKSIRLIHADLKLENVMLVNHIQQPYRVKVIDFGLACEVSKAKVCSYIQSRPYRSPEIILGLPFTEAIDMWSLGCIAAALYIGTLLYPGNSSYDVMRCSQQLLSVHQSISVRNLSCSSRAKPPVSHFTWYKESTDGPMNVSEGHLYSFRATYGEVY; translated from the exons CTCCAAATCCTGCCGATACCAGGTGCAGTCCATTTTGGGAGAGGGCACCTTTGGAAAAGTGGCAAAATGCACAAGGATGGATGACTCGAAGACGGTCGCCATCAAAATGGTCAAGAAAAGGAACGACCAAGCTGAGAAGGCAAATGCGGAG GTGGTCATACTTGagaagctgaaatcactgaacgcGGACAAATGCGACATTGTTCAATGGTACCAGGTTTTCAATAACAATGGCTACATTTGCCTTGAGTTTGAACTCCTGGACAAAAGCCTCtttgatttcatgaaagaaaggtTCTTTCGACCCCTTTTTCTGAGTGAGATCAGACCCATCATAAAGCAG CTTGCCAACGCACTTGAACACTTGAAGAGTATTAGATTAATACACGCAGATCTCaagttggaaaatgtgatgttggtCAACCATATTCAGCAGCCATACAGAGTCAAAGTGattgactttggcctggcatGCGAGGTTTCAAAAGCCAAGGTGTGCTCATACATTCAGAGCCGTCCATACCG aTCTCCAGAGATTATTTTGGGGCTCCCATTTACAGAGGCCATAGATATGTGGTCTCTGGGCTGCAtcgctgctgctctgtacatCGGCACTCTGCTCTATCCTGGCAATTCATCATATGATGTA atgag ATGCTCCCAACAACTCCTCAGTGTGCATCAGTCCATCAGCGTCAGGAAcctgagctgctccagcagagccaAGCCCCCCGTCAGCCACTTCACCTGGTACAAGGAGAGCACAGATGGACCTATGAATGTATCTGAAGGGCACCTTTACAGTTTCAGGGCCACATATGGAGAAGTTTATTAG